From Quercus lobata isolate SW786 chromosome 1, ValleyOak3.0 Primary Assembly, whole genome shotgun sequence, one genomic window encodes:
- the LOC115976272 gene encoding uncharacterized protein LOC115976272 isoform X3, translating into MRQSKTLKICANHLDDTQKSHRSRHRMHKSSESSHRTMSKSLSSDSQSKGSVSTPRGSTKVDLSKLEIAALWRYWRQLLLDSNGRVAGHCGVCSGCKETEDCVQMTWREMERALYSVVYADTGI; encoded by the exons ATGCGCCAATCTAAGACTCTCAAGATCTGCGCTAATCATCTAg ATGACACTCAAAAGTCCCACAGATCGAGGCATAGAATGCACAAATCATCCGAGTCATCTCATAGGACTATGAGCAAATCCCTCTCTAGTGACTCACAGTCTAAAGGATCTGTTTCCACTCCTCGTGGGTCcacg AAGGTTGACTTAAGCAAACTGGAGATTGCTGCGTTGTGGAGATATTGGCGACAATTGCTACTTGATT CAAATGGACGAGTTGCAGGTCATTGTGGGGTTTGTTCAGGCTGCAAAGAGACTGAAGACTGTGTGCAAATGACCTGGAGAGAAATGGAGAGAGCATTGTATTCGGTTGTCTATGCTGATACTGGTATCTAA
- the LOC115976272 gene encoding uncharacterized protein LOC115976272 isoform X2, protein MRQSKTLKICANHLAPDDTQKSHRSRHRMHKSSESSHRTMSKSLSSDSQSKGSVSTPRGSTVDLSKLEIAALWRYWRQLLLDSNGRVAGHCGVCSGCKETEDCVQMTWREMERALYSVVYADTGI, encoded by the exons ATGCGCCAATCTAAGACTCTCAAGATCTGCGCTAATCATCTAg CACCAGATGACACTCAAAAGTCCCACAGATCGAGGCATAGAATGCACAAATCATCCGAGTCATCTCATAGGACTATGAGCAAATCCCTCTCTAGTGACTCACAGTCTAAAGGATCTGTTTCCACTCCTCGTGGGTCcacg GTTGACTTAAGCAAACTGGAGATTGCTGCGTTGTGGAGATATTGGCGACAATTGCTACTTGATT CAAATGGACGAGTTGCAGGTCATTGTGGGGTTTGTTCAGGCTGCAAAGAGACTGAAGACTGTGTGCAAATGACCTGGAGAGAAATGGAGAGAGCATTGTATTCGGTTGTCTATGCTGATACTGGTATCTAA
- the LOC115976272 gene encoding uncharacterized protein LOC115976272 isoform X1, translated as MRQSKTLKICANHLAPDDTQKSHRSRHRMHKSSESSHRTMSKSLSSDSQSKGSVSTPRGSTKVDLSKLEIAALWRYWRQLLLDSNGRVAGHCGVCSGCKETEDCVQMTWREMERALYSVVYADTGI; from the exons ATGCGCCAATCTAAGACTCTCAAGATCTGCGCTAATCATCTAg CACCAGATGACACTCAAAAGTCCCACAGATCGAGGCATAGAATGCACAAATCATCCGAGTCATCTCATAGGACTATGAGCAAATCCCTCTCTAGTGACTCACAGTCTAAAGGATCTGTTTCCACTCCTCGTGGGTCcacg AAGGTTGACTTAAGCAAACTGGAGATTGCTGCGTTGTGGAGATATTGGCGACAATTGCTACTTGATT CAAATGGACGAGTTGCAGGTCATTGTGGGGTTTGTTCAGGCTGCAAAGAGACTGAAGACTGTGTGCAAATGACCTGGAGAGAAATGGAGAGAGCATTGTATTCGGTTGTCTATGCTGATACTGGTATCTAA